The DNA segment ATTTGAGTGCAGTAAACTTTAAAAATGGGCTAAATTATAGATAAAATTTAAAATAAAGCATAATACATTTTTAATTTTAATTTGGATTCTAATAACACAACACAAACGACTATAATATATTATAGTAAATTACGCAATGCGTATTTTTATTAATGGTTATTTGCAAAAATAGCAAAAATCTACAAAAAATTATTTGTATGATTAATAATCATCAAAAGAAAAATGCATAAATGCGTAGCAAAAAAATAGGGTTTTTAAAACTTTCTATTTTTGATTTTGAGTAATATTTTTCCTGATTTTTTGAATATCAAAAACATAATTTATATTGGAATCTTATGACCATCTTTTAAGATGCTGAGAACAAGAGTAACCTTACAACCATTCACATTAACAAGCGGATAAATCTTTTCACTTAAAAACCTTCCTAATTCTTCCATATCCTCAAGAACAGCCACACACACTGCATCATATTCCCCAGTGGTTTGGTAAAGTTGGGTTATCTCATCATAACTCTTCAAAATCTCAAGGGTTTTCTTTACCTCAGAAGGTTTTAAATAAAGTCCTAAAATTGCAACAACATCCTTTCCTAATTTGTGGGGATTTACCGATATGTGGAATCCGTTTATTATACCATTTTCCTTCATCTTTTTTATTCTTGCCCTAACCGTTCCTTCGCTTATCCTCAACTCTCTTCCAATTTCTCTAAATGATTTTCTTCCATCCTCCTGCAAAATTCTTAGTATTTTTAAATCAATTTTATCAAGATTCATTATTTCACCATTTACCAGTATCTTCTC comes from the Methanotorris formicicus Mc-S-70 genome and includes:
- a CDS encoding Lrp/AsnC family transcriptional regulator, which gives rise to MNLDKIDLKILRILQEDGRKSFREIGRELRISEGTVRARIKKMKENGIINGFHISVNPHKLGKDVVAILGLYLKPSEVKKTLEILKSYDEITQLYQTTGEYDAVCVAVLEDMEELGRFLSEKIYPLVNVNGCKVTLVLSILKDGHKIPI